One Cuculus canorus isolate bCucCan1 chromosome 1, bCucCan1.pri, whole genome shotgun sequence DNA segment encodes these proteins:
- the BHLHE41 gene encoding class E basic helix-loop-helix protein 41 codes for MDEGISRLPERQLLEHRDFIGLDYPSLYMCKPKRGVKRDDSKETYKLPHRLIEKKRRDRINECIAQLKDLLPEHLKLTTLGHLEKAVVLELTLKHLKALTALTEQQHQKIVALQNGERSMKSPVQADLDAFHSGFQTCAKEVLQYLSRFESWTPREQRCAQLLGHLHSVSSQFLPGPQLLSPPPGPLGKGCSSSPPAPPCAPGHKPEGQAHCVPVIQRTHAEPSAETDTDTDSGYGGEGEARPERGSAAAGGPLPALAIKQEPPGDEAPPAPKRLKLDRGGSPLPGTQGLAARSAEAAALVRPDTALLGSLMALGAGAGGAPFGQPAAAPFCLPFYFISPSAAAYMQPFLDKGSLEKYLYPAAPIPLLYPGIPAQAAAAAAAAASSFPCLSSVLGPAEKAAAGLPPAPHLPHPFAAEPGEDAEPTAAEEPGAESP; via the exons ATGGATGAAGGAATCTCCCGCTTGCCGgagaggcagctgctggagcataGGGATTTTATAGG GTTGGACTACCCTTCCCTGTATATGTGCAAACCCAAAAGAGGCGTGAAGAGGGACGACAGCAAG GAAACGTACAAACTGCCACATAGACTGATAGAAAAGAAGAGGCGAGACAGGATTAACGAATGCATTGCCCAGCTGAAGGATTTACTGCCCGAGCATCTGAAATTGACG ACGTTGGGACACCTGGAGAAGGCGGTGGTGCTGGAATTGACTTTGAAACACTTGAAAGCGCTGACAGCCTTAACggagcagcagcaccagaaGATCGTGGCTTTGCAGAACG GGGAGCGGTCCATGAAGTCTCCTGTGCAGGCCGACCTGGACGCCTTCCACTCGGGCTTTCAGACGTGCGCCAAGGAAGTGCTGCAGTACCTCTCCCGCTTCGAGAGCTGGACGCCCCGCGAGCAGCGATGCGCGCAGCTCCTCGGCCACCTGCACTCCGTCTCCTCGCAGTTCCTGCCCGGcccccagctcctctccccGCCGCCGGGCCCCCTCGGCAAGGGATGCTCCTCCTCGCCGCCCGCCCCCCCCTGCGCGCCGGGCCACAAGCCGGAGGGCCAGGCGCACTGCGTGCCCGTCATCCAGCGGACTCACGCCGAGCCCAGTGCCGAGACCGACACAGACACGGACAGCGGCTACGGCGGGGAGGGCGAGGCGCGCCCCGAGCGCGGCTCCGCGGCGGCGGGGGGGCCGCTGCCCGCCCTGGCCATTAAGCAGGAGCCCCCGGGCGACGAGGCACCGCCCGCGCCCAAGCGGCTGAAGCTGGACCGCGGCGGCAGCCCGCTGCCCGGCACGCAGGGGCTGGCGGCGCGGAGCGCAGAGGCGGCGGCGCTGGTGAGACCGGACACCGCGCTGCTGGGGTCGCTGATGGCGCTGGGAGCGGGCGCCGGCGGGGCCCCCTTCGGACAGCCGGCGGCGGCACCTTTCTGCCTGCCCTTCTACTTCATCTCCCCCTCCGCCGCCGCCTACATGCAGCCCTTCCTGGATAAAGGCAGCCTGGAGAAGTATCTCTACCCCGCCGCGCCCATCCCGCTCCTCTACCCGGGCATCCCCGCCCaggctgccgccgccgccgccgccgccgcctcctccttcccctgcctcTCCTCCGTGCTCGGCCCCGCCGAGAAGGCGGCCGCGGGGCTGCCCCCGGCGCCCCACCTCCCGCACCCCTTCGCCGCCGAGCCCGGCGAGGACGCCGAGCCCACAGCCGCCGAGGAGCCCGGCGCCGAGAGCCCGTGA